A genomic stretch from Edaphobacter aggregans includes:
- a CDS encoding Nramp family divalent metal transporter, with product MTSWRIWRTRLILFFAVLGPGFITANVDNDAGGILTYSQAGAQYGYSLLWTMLPITLALIVVQEMCARMGVVTGKGLSDLIREEFGLRMTLIVMILLVIVNFGNVIAEFSGIAGSMQLFHVSKYISVPACATIVWFLVVKGDYKSVEKVFLVASVFYIAYIAAGVLSGPNWHLALVETIKLPPRSVWRDHSYIYMTVGVIGTTITPWMQFYLQSSIVEKGVSVRQYKASRLDVVVGSIFTDIVAWFIVVACAATLYLHGIRNIVDPSDAAQAMKPLAGNYAFILFAAGLFNASLFAASILPLSTAYTVCEGLGLESGLDKSFREAKFFYWFYTLLLGSGAAIVLIPNFPIIRFSILSQVLNGLLLPVILVFMLKLINRPELMGKYTNSRWLNTIAWLTAIIVTILSLLWIWNLLHS from the coding sequence ATGACGTCCTGGCGCATCTGGAGAACCCGGCTGATACTCTTCTTTGCTGTCCTGGGCCCAGGTTTCATCACCGCCAACGTGGACAACGACGCCGGTGGCATCCTTACATACTCTCAAGCTGGCGCGCAGTACGGGTACAGCCTCCTCTGGACCATGCTCCCCATCACCCTGGCGCTTATCGTCGTGCAGGAGATGTGCGCCCGCATGGGAGTCGTAACTGGCAAAGGCCTCAGCGATCTCATCCGCGAAGAGTTCGGCCTCCGTATGACGTTGATCGTGATGATCCTTCTCGTCATCGTCAACTTCGGCAACGTCATCGCGGAGTTCTCCGGCATCGCTGGCAGCATGCAGCTCTTTCACGTCAGCAAGTACATCAGCGTGCCCGCGTGCGCCACAATCGTCTGGTTTCTAGTCGTCAAGGGCGACTACAAGAGCGTAGAAAAAGTCTTCCTCGTCGCCAGCGTCTTCTATATCGCCTACATCGCAGCCGGAGTGCTAAGCGGCCCCAATTGGCACCTTGCACTCGTCGAGACTATCAAGCTCCCCCCGCGGAGCGTCTGGCGCGACCATAGCTACATCTACATGACCGTCGGCGTCATCGGCACAACCATCACCCCCTGGATGCAGTTCTACCTGCAATCCTCCATCGTCGAGAAAGGAGTCAGCGTCCGTCAGTACAAGGCCTCGCGCCTCGACGTCGTCGTGGGCTCCATCTTCACCGATATCGTCGCCTGGTTCATTGTTGTCGCCTGTGCAGCCACCCTTTACCTCCACGGCATCCGCAACATCGTCGATCCCTCCGACGCCGCCCAGGCCATGAAGCCACTGGCAGGGAACTACGCCTTCATCCTCTTCGCCGCCGGACTCTTCAACGCCTCGCTCTTCGCAGCCTCCATCCTGCCCCTGTCCACGGCCTACACTGTCTGTGAGGGCCTTGGTCTCGAGAGCGGACTCGACAAGAGCTTCCGCGAAGCGAAGTTTTTCTATTGGTTCTACACACTGCTGCTCGGATCCGGAGCCGCGATCGTCCTCATTCCCAACTTCCCGATCATCCGGTTTAGCATCCTGTCCCAGGTCCTCAACGGCCTTCTGTTGCCGGTCATCCTGGTATTCATGCTCAAGCTCATCAACCGTCCAGAGCTGATGGGGAAGTACACCAACTCCCGCTGGCTCAATACCATAGCATGGCTAACGGCAATCATCGTTACCATTCTGTCCCTCTTGTGGATTTGGAACCTGCTTCATTCTTGA
- a CDS encoding LysR family transcriptional regulator produces MELRHLKYFVAVAEWKGFSHAARRLYVSQSAISEQVADLEREVGVQLLHRSRREVALTDEGEVFLEEAKKVLAAVDHAVEMARRSKRGEVGTLRIGFFTNGIGAFFSTLIREFRKSHPEVRLSLFEMSARPQMEALANNEIDIAITRELDPQFATTLTSELLFEEPLVAVLPSDHPLAGGPVSLESLASERFVLIQREVWPTLFDSIITLCSSAGFSPHIANTAARWPAVLALVEAGEGVGLVTAGVQRFRFSGVSFCQLTPTRSIGVALAWRTKEKSSIVEAFLNLVRDQKERIRDSHGEPHPE; encoded by the coding sequence ATGGAACTGCGCCACCTCAAATACTTCGTCGCAGTCGCGGAATGGAAGGGCTTCAGTCATGCTGCCCGCAGACTCTACGTCTCCCAGTCGGCCATCAGCGAGCAGGTCGCCGACCTTGAAAGAGAAGTAGGCGTCCAACTCCTCCACCGCAGCCGCAGAGAAGTCGCACTTACCGACGAAGGCGAAGTCTTCCTTGAAGAAGCGAAGAAAGTTCTTGCCGCCGTCGATCATGCCGTCGAAATGGCGCGCCGATCGAAGCGAGGAGAGGTTGGCACCCTCAGAATCGGCTTCTTTACCAACGGCATCGGCGCCTTCTTTTCCACCTTGATCCGCGAGTTCCGCAAGAGCCATCCCGAAGTCCGCCTCTCGCTCTTCGAGATGTCAGCCCGCCCGCAGATGGAGGCTCTCGCAAACAACGAAATCGATATCGCCATCACCCGCGAACTCGATCCCCAATTTGCCACAACGTTAACGTCGGAACTCCTCTTCGAAGAACCCCTCGTCGCTGTTCTGCCGAGTGACCACCCCCTCGCTGGCGGCCCAGTTTCTCTCGAATCCCTCGCGTCGGAACGCTTCGTTCTCATTCAGCGCGAAGTCTGGCCGACGTTATTCGATTCCATTATCACTCTCTGCTCCAGCGCTGGCTTCTCCCCTCATATTGCAAATACCGCCGCCAGATGGCCCGCAGTCCTCGCTCTGGTCGAAGCCGGTGAGGGCGTCGGCCTTGTCACGGCAGGCGTGCAAAGATTTCGTTTCAGCGGAGTCTCTTTCTGCCAGCTCACCCCAACCCGATCAATCGGGGTTGCTCTAGCCTGGCGAACAAAAGAAAAATCAAGCATCGTAGAAGCATTCCTTAACCTGGTTCGCGATCAAAAAGAGAGAATTCGCGACTCCCACGGCGAGCCACATCCGGAGTAA